The following nucleotide sequence is from Cellulosilyticum sp. I15G10I2.
ATATCATTTTTAAGTACATAACTATGACGGCTACAATGCATCAGAAGTTCCAGATTTTAAAAAAGAAATGTGTAAAGTTGAAAAGCATATCTATGTCTGATTTTTAAGGGTTATAATGTAAGATAATATAGATTTGAGAGAATTTTGGGAGAATTTTATGATAAGATTACACGTACTATTTATATCAATTTAATAGTAAATCTATTTATAAGAAAGGAAAAAAGGATAATTTATGAAAAAGAGAAAAATTAAAGATAGTCTAGTTGCAAAAGGCATTATTTCTAATATGCTCATTGTTATGTTAGTAGCCATTACAATAGTAGGCATTAGCTATTTTAAAAGCTCAGATGTACTAACACAAGAGATTGAAAAGCAATTAGATATTAAGTTGCACACTGTAACAAATAATCTTTTGAAAGAGCAAGCGATCATTCAAAATCAGCTGACTTTATTAGGTGATTTAGAGACAATTAAAGAGTTTGCTGAGCAAAGAGAGAATGAGCAAGAGGTTAGGCACATCCTAGAATTATTTAAAAAAAGAAATGAAGAGTTTATAGAAAATATTTTTATTGCAGACAGGCAGGGGAATGTTATTTTAGATGATAAGGGTGCGGTAGATCATCTCAATATTGCTGAGCGCACCTATTTTCAGGAAGGGCTAGATCAAAAGGTAGGATTCAGTGAAATATTAACTTCAAAAATGACAGGTAATTTAATTCAAGTTATAAGTTTACCTTTAATAAATTCTCAAAATAAAACCATAGGCGTTATTTGTGCGAGTATACCTATGAACTATATTTATGATATTTTGAGAGAAGTTAAGATAGGTGAGATGGGATATGCTTATTTAATAGACCAAGAAGGTACATTTTTATACCATCCAAAGGATGAACTTATCGGAACAGCCTTAAAAGATTTAGGTATTCCAGAACTTAGCGGTATAATTTCGTCGATGACAGAGGGACAAACGGGTGAAGTGATTTATACCTTTGATAGTATGAAGAAGCTCAACCTTTATACAGCAATTGGCAGTTGGTCCTTATCTATTAATGCTGCACATCAGGAGTTTTTAGCACCGGTTAATAACATGCGTGATGTCATTCTTATAGTAAGCAGTGTGTTTCTAGTACTGGGTATTATAGGTTCAGCACTTAATTCTTATGTGATGGTAAGGAAGATACAAAGAATGAAAAGTGCTATGCATACTGCTGCAAACGGTGATTTAACAATTGCTGTTAAAGAGAGTGGGCTGCGACCTTGCTGGGAGATTAAAAAATGTAATCAAAGAGATTGTATAGCCTATAAAAATGATAATCTAAAATGCTGGGAGATTTCAGGGACATTATGTGATGGGGAGATTCAAGAAGACCTGATAACTAAGCTTGAAAAATGCAAACAATGTGATACCTATAAATTAAGTGAAGGTGACGATATCAATCAAATTGGACGCAGTTTAAATACAATGATTGTGAGCATTCGTTCTTTAGTAGCAAGCATACAGCAAACAGCAATGACGCTTACGCATTCAAGTGAAGAACTATCAGGAGCATCA
It contains:
- a CDS encoding methyl-accepting chemotaxis protein, translated to MKKRKIKDSLVAKGIISNMLIVMLVAITIVGISYFKSSDVLTQEIEKQLDIKLHTVTNNLLKEQAIIQNQLTLLGDLETIKEFAEQRENEQEVRHILELFKKRNEEFIENIFIADRQGNVILDDKGAVDHLNIAERTYFQEGLDQKVGFSEILTSKMTGNLIQVISLPLINSQNKTIGVICASIPMNYIYDILREVKIGEMGYAYLIDQEGTFLYHPKDELIGTALKDLGIPELSGIISSMTEGQTGEVIYTFDSMKKLNLYTAIGSWSLSINAAHQEFLAPVNNMRDVILIVSSVFLVLGIIGSALNSYVMVRKIQRMKSAMHTAANGDLTIAVKESGLRPCWEIKKCNQRDCIAYKNDNLKCWEISGTLCDGEIQEDLITKLEKCKQCDTYKLSEGDDINQIGRSLNTMIVSIRSLVASIQQTAMTLTHSSEELSGASEESSSAASEIAKRMNEVSASTEEQSQFVESVDTIAKEMNTHLDQSVESILRMSKRADEVNETAVNGQDIIRQAINEMIIIKQHSEKTVEVMQTLNQQSKEISAINDLITQIAEQTNLLALNAAIEAARAGEQGRGFAVVAEEVRKLAFQAQNSAQSISDLIGLVQKEIYTANNLIIDENKKVEHGIGAVQKSASALNDINEHVQEVVQDIKSVVDSINITKDASQRVTYSVANIVMSMQESVSSSEEITATTQEQTSIAEGIAQSAGDLSKMSEELLQIISKFIIKK